In Rutidosis leptorrhynchoides isolate AG116_Rl617_1_P2 chromosome 6, CSIRO_AGI_Rlap_v1, whole genome shotgun sequence, the DNA window aaCACGCTCAATCACAAACATAATCAATAGTCacaagtaaacattattacataaccgaatgtatcATACAACGAATCAATCTAcgactggggattcatgcaccaacaaaaaCGATACAAAAGGATATCCAAACAAAGGCTAAAACACGACAAACAAAGTAACCTAAGTAAACAAAGACTACTCGTCTTTGAAAGATAGTTTTACTtctattatattatacttataataatttatATAGAGTTGTAATCCCTTGCATCCATTAATTTGCTTGGAATTCGAGGAACCAATGAGAGCGTGACATGtgacgcgaaaatcacatgtgattggaaaaaaaaaatttaaattttttttttctgcatTTTTTTTTCTACAATCACATGTAATTCTGCATGTAATTCTGCATGTAATTctacatgtcaatcacatgtgattatgcatgttaaatccaatcacatgtgattgtacaattcaatcacatgtgattgtaaaaaaaatttgaaaaaaaaaatttcgggaaaaaaaaatttcgaaaaaaataatttttcacatttttttttaattacatgtgattttcgcgtcaaatatcgcgctctcattggtcccttgaatctcaaccggattcaaatgaatattcctctaaTTTATATATTCCAAAAGTTTTGAAAATTTAATTTTGCATGTTGCATTTGATTTGTTAAAATGTTATCGTCGATTCAGTTTAAACTTAAATGAACAAAAAAGACTAGTTGGTCTTTGATTTTGAAAATCGAATATTTAACACCCGTAAAAGAACGAACTGAACCAAACCAATCAAATTACTATTCGCTCCATAATCATATTCAGTGAAATACCCAAATAAAAGTAATTGTCACGCTTCCTAAGTTGATGAGAATTTATAAAGTGGTCATGTATAACCAAGGTTgttaaagtcgcgagtcggggacgcatcggtcgagacctaaaaaggacgcgtcggccgagtcggggacgcatcgatagttgaccaacgttgactttattaataattttttaaatatatatttatatatatgaaatagttgattatgtaccataaatttcttaaataagaacttgaatttaaaaacaatcaaacttcaaactcaattaatgttaccgagtacataattagaaaggacacagagaaaagagcggcctaaaaatgaaaacaaaccctacctttaaaatatatcagatcttgacgaaaatttgactgactttgaccgtttttgaccgactttgaccgtctttgacagactttgaccgaactttgagCTCTGACCGTCTTTTGAGTTGTTTTCAGAAAAATGGGACGgggaacccaaaaaaacgacgcatcggccgacgcgtcggccaagtcggccgacttttacaacactgtgtATAACCAAGATATATCTGAGGCCTCGGTGATGAACAGCTTGTTACAAGTATAAAAGTATCTCTTAAAAAGATTTGGTTTTATCAATCTTATTGGAATATATATTATGGAGAGTtattttgtgtttgtttatatttgCAGGGTTCATTTGGTAAATGCGGAAGTTTGGGTGCAGTTTTGTACTGGCCATTTCTACAAGATGTAATTTCTGCATATTAGGATTTTTTTTTGAACCGCAAGCTTGCgtcagtgtatcatttatttcaacgacactcatcatttgcacactcATACGCGTTCGGGAGAAAACCCGAATCGTATTACATgaacccgatcctttaaccatcccgaaGGGCAAacggaccgggtttgaatcctgaaaGGATCCGGAAGAAACCCCCTAGGGCCAATCTGGATATCTATATTTCAGGCTGGTATAAACGAGATGGGGACCAGACCGCGCGTAGCAGCGGTAAATCatttttagcaataacatcaaaaTACACATATGGATGAGTTAAATGCTTATCATTGTTTATGTAATTATAACACAAAAATATTATCGTTAATGAAAAAGAAGATTAAAAATGAACATAAATAAATTAACCATATAAATAAATTACCCAAAACCTTAAAAGAAGAATATTAAAAAATTACAAAAAAGAAAATTGTGGGAAAAAAAATATACAGAAACGTAAAGGGAAGGTCTCGAACGTTGGTCTCCAAGGTGACAAAGAGCAAACATAGCCAATGAGGTTGGCAATGATGTTTGTTATACTTTGCATGATATATTATTTTTACTTCACTAAATGTTGTTAACTTTAGTCAAGTGACAATTTTTTACGCTCCCAATAGTATGTATGGATAATAGATTTGTTTTTATTCTTTATCTCATTATGTACTTCGTTTCTAGGGCTCATAACTTGTTTTCTGTCTAGCCGTTTTCATCAATATTTAGGTGGTGATCTCATACGTTTGTTTATATTAGATTGATAATCACATGCCGGTGTTTAATTACcgagtgtttttggttggtgaggtTAAAGTCTTTTTTAGTCTTTGACTTTGCCCGATTATGGTTTATGAAAGGATTTTGATATCTCTGTTGTTATGTTCTTGAGCGATCTTGTTGAGTTCATTAGTGTTTACATGGTATCAGAGGTAGGGATAGAGTCATTAAAGTTTACAAAGTTTACATAGAAGAGTTCATTAAAGTTTACATAGTATCTTGAGTGATCCCAGTTTGGCTTTGCCCGTCATTGGTGCTCTTGAATATCATCATCGGTGTTCATATGGTAATCTGTGTTAGGCTTTTGTTGGTTTCTGATAAGCTTTTCATATGGAAAGCTTGGTTATTCTTCTATTGGGTTCGATCGAGGATTGTTAATATTTTTTTGAGAAGATTtgtgttatttatatttatatttttatatttatatatatatcttaattatTGTAAGTCAAACTCAACCATGATTGGTTAATATGGGTTTCTACATCTATCTATAGAttctattaaaatgctaaaatgataACATCATAAATAAGCTTTTTTCTtcattaaaaaaaattcaaaaaaagaaaagaaaaaaatctaaactAGATGTCATTAAcactaattaattttaattaaattttaaacaaTTAACAAAAAAGAAAAGACTCAGCCGTGTTTGTATTTTCTAACAATATATAACCCTAATCCCTAAAATCgcaaatagggttttatcatcatacAATTTCATCACCATCTTAAATCAGGTCTGCTATTATGGATAGGTTCTGTTATCGATTCTTATTAATCGATTCACACACAACTAAAAGGAATCCTATTTTGAAGAAGAATCGATCCAAGATAAGTCAATCAGCGTTCTTCCTTTTCAAAATGCAATAATATTAATGGATTCATGCAAATAGTTTTATTGTTTGTTGTTGTAGATAATCATTGAAATTATTACCTTTATTTGTTAAAATGTTTGGGTTTTTTATGCATGAGGATTCTTCCTACACATTCATAGGAAAAACAGAGAATTGAATATCATTTTTCATACGCGATTTAATAGCTTTTTAGAAAAATGAGATTAAACCTAATTGTGTAcggattatatttttgtttttctatttATCGATAAAAATAATTGTAGTAAAATGCTCGATCCATGATTATAAGAATGAAGGATTCATACCTAGGTTTAATTCCTTCTTTTTACACGGAGGTAGTGAAGGAATGTATGCTTCTAAGGTTCATCTCAATGCATCATCTATCGAGGATAACAAACTCATCAATGGCAAATCATTCATTAGGTATAACACTTAttttatttctaattattattttctgTTATTTGTTTAGATTAATTTATTATCTACATTTTGGTAGTTGAGTTTGTGTTGCTTTTCAGTAGATACATGTAGTTGATTTTGAAACTGGATTATTGAATGTACGTTTAATTTGTTAAACATTTAATTTGGGGAGATACTTAGTTTGAGATCAGTGATCAAAATGTCTTATTGTAACGTCagtctatatctatatatgtaatgtATGCATAATTCAACATCTTATGTAATTGTAAACGTTAACGTCGaaaataataaattaattttcAAGTTAGTTGCTTAGTATTCATACGTCCTCATCTGTTATATGTTTAATAAAGAATTGTTGGTCAAATAAAGCAACCGCGTAAATCCAAGTTAAACTTTCTGCCATATGTTGTAACCTGCGTGTGCATCTAGGTTTGAGTCTATAATATTTAGAAGACCAAAAGAAGTTGCTGCTATACAGAACGAGATGCAACCGAGTACTGGTTTGGTTGAAGCTATAATTGTTGAAGTGAAAAACCGAGATAAGATTGGAGGTGCATATTTAAACTCCGATGCAATTTGTTGTACACATGAACTTGCAAGTGATGGTTCCTGCAAGGTAGGAGAAGTTATTATTCGTCAAGACCCTGATAACCCTGGCTGGCCTAAACGGATTAAAACTCCATTCGAGGGCAAAAGTGAAGAAGCAAAAATGATGTTGCAAACCGTTGAAATCAATAGAACGGGAATGTATTATCTTTACTTTATGTATTGTGATCCACAACTTAAGGGTACAATTATGAGTGGAAGAATTGTTTGGAGAAATCCAGATGGTTATCTACCAGGGAAGATGACACCGTTTATGCAATTTTATGGATTTATGTCCTTAGCTTACCTTATACTCGGTCTTGTATGGTTTCTTAGATTTTTACAACATTGGAAGGATGTAATACAGTTGCATTACCATATTACAGTTGTAATTGGTCTGGGAATGTGTGAGATGGCTCTTTGGTATTATGAATATTCAAATTTTAATGTTACGAGAAGCAGAGCAGTCGGGATTACACTTTGGGCAGTCACGTGTAGTATATTTCATTTGTAATCGTCTATGATTATATTTCATGTTTTTTCTTATTTACAAGGTTTTAGTAGTTTTAGTGTTTAGCCTTTAACATTCATATAATATCAATCAATTTTCATCATTATGTGATATTGTTtgaatatgtaattgaataaaagctaactttaatttaattatatgcAAGTAAATACTAGactctttaaattatatatatgtgttaGTGCATTTTTTCTTCTCTAAATTTGTCTTTTCAATATGAAAGTGATATTGAATTGTTTGATGCTTTCTCTGTTCATTATTAAAAAAATTGTGTTTTGAGATAATTCTCTCTTAAATGAGTATATTATGTTATTCCATGTTATTTTGTATCTATCTTTCATAATgttttatttcttttcaacaaaaCAACCCAACTTAACATTTATGCATCTCTTTTCTTATGTTATTCTGAAGTATCTTCTAAACTTATAATTATATGAACTTCACATTTCCACCAAGTTTAAATTTAAGCTTTTTAAACAATCGTATTAAACCAACCCGTaaattcacgggtcattaaactagttAAATATCATTTAACTATTAAAACATTAAACATGGGCTTTTAAACTTAAACATATTAGTTAAACATGAGCTTACATGAGCTTTTAAACATGGATTTTTAATCTATAACAAGGCTTTTAATTACGTAGTGAgagttctttttttttttccttttttttttagttataaataatataaaaggggTTTTACATGTACATTAATTAGTAGTTTAAAACTTTTAATTTTCATAACTAAATATTCTTTTTGATTTTTCTAAACGATAACCTAATATATGGTGTTAATGTGTATAACTGAATTATACGTATTATTTACTTTTGTTTACCGATTATTCTTTTGTGCTAACAATTTAAACTACTTAATTATGTAAATTTGATTGTTTAAATTATGAAAAATAATATTATGAGCATCTGGTACGTTTAAGCACATTTTTTTCGTTAATTTTTTCTGTATCGTTAAACACAATACCATACATTTTAACAGGAAATATATAGTTTTGTATAAAGATAATCATCCCACTAGCATCAATACTTTGGCCCAACGAAGCGGGCCGACCCATATTCTAGTTATTTATAAAAGACGTTCAAATTCGGGGTTTCAATTGAAAACGCTAAATCTTCATCATCTCTTGGCTGACCCAGAGGTGTTTTATGATCTTTCGATGCTATATTTTGCTGTTTATTCCGAACATGGAGTACTAGGTGAAATCGTTATTTgatctttctttttatttttctgcATTGTGTGCAATTAACTAGGTTGTCTAACCTTTGTTTGTAAAAGACAGGACTATGAATAAGAACTGGAGTGTGATCCCTTGAGATCTTGCTTATAAGTATCACTGCTCAGACTATCCTTTAGGATTCTTGCATTTTTGCAGGCATCCGTTGTTTTACTTTCTTTTCAAATATTCTGTTGTTATATCTATTTTATATTCCATCACTAAGTCAAGATGACAAAAGTGATTGCGAGACTTCTGTTACGCTTATTAATAAGCTTGGTTTTGGAGATCATATTTATCTCCATGTTAGTGATATTGCTGGTAATGCTATGATTCTATCAAGTTAAAAGGCACCGAAAATTATAGTGTATGAAGTTATCGGCCAAAAAATCacgtttttacccctgatattTAACCATAAATCAGTAAATTTCTAaattttatcgccaaaataatctctttgtcagttaattttgtagattaagtaattacaaaggcgatgcaaaaagaatcaagtaaaaaagagctaaaacgaagattctagagcaaaaacggtgaaagacaagttaagaccccggaaaccaagttacgatccagggaacgaGCAAGACGATCCAAGCAAAACAGCAAACCAGCCCAGCACCGGCCTGCCACACCTGCTTGCCAGTATGGTGCCGACCTTCCAGATCACGCAACACCCCGCACAAGGAACGGGCTAGGCAGCCGGCTTGACAGCCATTCCCAGCCAATGATTTTCTAAAAATAGGGACTTTTGGACtcattttcaacacacactcaattttctACTTCAATAtagatttaaatattattagttagtttttagtagtagctagcttagcttttttt includes these proteins:
- the LOC139853274 gene encoding uncharacterized protein; translation: MYASKVHLNASSIEDNKLINGKSFIRFESIIFRRPKEVAAIQNEMQPSTGLVEAIIVEVKNRDKIGGAYLNSDAICCTHELASDGSCKVGEVIIRQDPDNPGWPKRIKTPFEGKSEEAKMMLQTVEINRTGMYYLYFMYCDPQLKGTIMSGRIVWRNPDGYLPGKMTPFMQFYGFMSLAYLILGLVWFLRFLQHWKDVIQLHYHITVVIGLGMCEMALWYYEYSNFNVTRSRAVGITLWAVTCSIFHL